The Deinococcus aerolatus genome contains a region encoding:
- a CDS encoding acyltransferase family protein, whose protein sequence is MTTTQNIPQGRARIAPTADTTQQRFEQLDSLRGLAALAVVFGHLTNVFRVETGPYLATHQAIIFIQKTPLNLFIAAHEAVVLFFCLSGFVLYLPFRKNRVQPYPRYLIKRICRIYLPYLATVLLALGLVAVIPHAQQPDLSTWFNSPWQSIDMGNIMGHLLLIGVFDAALLAPVFWSLIIEMRVSLVYPLLGWFVQRQSVWLLLAATLALMIGGLGLRFVAEEMFGSTGDLDLTIIYTGCFIAGAALARFQSEVGTWVAARPRPQRVLFFVLGILLYSGTRILTFPYTFTADTIITVGSITIMAISLTSSRISHLLTRPFALWLGRISYSVYLLHVLVILTMFHLLHGLIPAWSIALIVVVLTLGLGHVFHEYVERPAMRLGKKLTKA, encoded by the coding sequence ATGACGACCACACAAAATATCCCGCAGGGCCGCGCTCGGATAGCTCCGACAGCAGATACTACTCAACAACGCTTTGAACAACTGGATAGCCTGCGCGGTCTAGCAGCGTTAGCAGTAGTATTCGGACATTTGACCAATGTGTTCAGGGTGGAGACAGGCCCATATCTGGCGACACATCAGGCTATTATATTCATACAGAAGACCCCTTTGAACCTGTTTATCGCGGCCCACGAGGCGGTGGTCTTGTTTTTCTGCCTGTCGGGGTTTGTGTTGTACCTTCCCTTCCGTAAGAACCGCGTCCAGCCCTATCCGCGATACCTGATCAAGCGCATCTGCCGAATTTACCTACCCTACTTGGCAACCGTCTTGCTGGCCCTGGGGCTTGTGGCTGTAATCCCGCACGCGCAGCAGCCGGATTTGAGTACATGGTTTAACTCCCCTTGGCAAAGCATCGACATGGGGAACATTATGGGACACCTCCTGCTGATTGGTGTGTTCGATGCTGCCCTGTTGGCCCCAGTGTTCTGGTCACTGATAATTGAGATGCGTGTCAGTCTGGTCTATCCACTTCTGGGCTGGTTCGTTCAGCGTCAGTCAGTCTGGTTGCTGCTGGCTGCCACCTTAGCCCTGATGATTGGTGGGCTGGGCCTTCGTTTCGTGGCAGAGGAGATGTTTGGGTCCACCGGTGATCTGGACCTGACCATCATCTACACAGGTTGCTTTATTGCCGGGGCCGCGCTCGCTCGGTTCCAGTCGGAGGTAGGGACATGGGTGGCAGCGCGGCCCCGGCCACAACGGGTACTGTTTTTTGTCCTGGGCATACTGTTGTACAGCGGCACACGCATTTTGACCTTCCCATACACGTTCACTGCGGACACCATTATTACGGTTGGATCAATCACAATTATGGCCATTAGCCTAACTAGTTCACGCATTTCACATTTGCTGACGCGCCCCTTTGCCCTCTGGCTGGGCCGCATCTCATATTCGGTGTATCTGCTGCACGTACTGGTCATCTTGACGATGTTTCATCTGTTGCATGGCCTGATACCAGCTTGGTCCATTGCGTTGATCGTTGTTGTGCTAACTCTGGGACTAGGCCATGTCTTCCACGAATACGTTGAGCGCCCCGCAATGCGGTTGGGCAAAAAGCTTACTAAGGCCTGA